The Coregonus clupeaformis isolate EN_2021a chromosome 18, ASM2061545v1, whole genome shotgun sequence genome has a segment encoding these proteins:
- the LOC121550331 gene encoding AN1-type zinc finger protein 5 isoform X2 — protein MAQETNPSLTPVLCATGCGFYGNPRNNGMCSVCYKEHLNRQQSSDCGLSQLSPMGAVGSSTSDASAIQRLEASLAKVDTSSGSAADMARTIQGSLPVTQQMTEMSISREDNPDSLEPVVSQPTASSPVTASSDEVKEDTPKPKKNKCFMCRKRVGLTGFDCRCGNLFCGVHRYSDKHNCPYDYKAEAAAKIRKENPVVVADKIQRI, from the exons ATGGCCCAAGAGACGAACCCGAGCCTGACGCCTGTGCTTTGTGCCACTGGCTGTGGTTTCTATGGCAACCCCAGGAACAATGGCATGTGCTCGGTCTGCTACAAGGAGCATCTGAACCGACAGCAGAGTAGTGACTGCGGCTTGAGCCAACTTAGCCCAATGG GAGCAGTCGGTAGTTCTACCTCTGATGCCTCAGCCATCCAGAGACTGGAGGCCAGTCTAGCCAAAGTAGACACGTCATCTGGCTCTGCTGCAGACATGGCTAG AACTATTCAAGGCTCTCTTCCAGTGACTCAACAAATGACAGAGATGAGCATCTCAAGAGAGGATAACCCAGATTCCCTAGAGCCTG TTGTGAGTCAGCCTACTGCCTCTAGCCCTGTCACTGccagcagtgatgaagtcaaggAAGACACCCCCAAGCCCAAGAAGAATAAGTGCTTCATGTGCCGCAAGAGGGTGGGCCTCACAG GGTTCGACTGTCGCTGTGGGAACCTGTTCTGCGGTGTCCATCGGTACTCCGACAAGCACAACTGTCCTTACGACTACAAGGCGGAGGCAGCTGCCAAGATCCGCAAGGAGAACCCTGTTGTGGTCGCTGACAAGATCCAGAGAATATAG
- the LOC121550331 gene encoding AN1-type zinc finger protein 5 isoform X1, with product MEFPMAQETNPSLTPVLCATGCGFYGNPRNNGMCSVCYKEHLNRQQSSDCGLSQLSPMGAVGSSTSDASAIQRLEASLAKVDTSSGSAADMARTIQGSLPVTQQMTEMSISREDNPDSLEPVVSQPTASSPVTASSDEVKEDTPKPKKNKCFMCRKRVGLTGFDCRCGNLFCGVHRYSDKHNCPYDYKAEAAAKIRKENPVVVADKIQRI from the exons ATGGAATTTC CGATGGCCCAAGAGACGAACCCGAGCCTGACGCCTGTGCTTTGTGCCACTGGCTGTGGTTTCTATGGCAACCCCAGGAACAATGGCATGTGCTCGGTCTGCTACAAGGAGCATCTGAACCGACAGCAGAGTAGTGACTGCGGCTTGAGCCAACTTAGCCCAATGG GAGCAGTCGGTAGTTCTACCTCTGATGCCTCAGCCATCCAGAGACTGGAGGCCAGTCTAGCCAAAGTAGACACGTCATCTGGCTCTGCTGCAGACATGGCTAG AACTATTCAAGGCTCTCTTCCAGTGACTCAACAAATGACAGAGATGAGCATCTCAAGAGAGGATAACCCAGATTCCCTAGAGCCTG TTGTGAGTCAGCCTACTGCCTCTAGCCCTGTCACTGccagcagtgatgaagtcaaggAAGACACCCCCAAGCCCAAGAAGAATAAGTGCTTCATGTGCCGCAAGAGGGTGGGCCTCACAG GGTTCGACTGTCGCTGTGGGAACCTGTTCTGCGGTGTCCATCGGTACTCCGACAAGCACAACTGTCCTTACGACTACAAGGCGGAGGCAGCTGCCAAGATCCGCAAGGAGAACCCTGTTGTGGTCGCTGACAAGATCCAGAGAATATAG